Proteins co-encoded in one Papaver somniferum cultivar HN1 chromosome 5, ASM357369v1, whole genome shotgun sequence genomic window:
- the LOC113277992 gene encoding RHOMBOID-like protein 8 — MAETTATKDQLSLEIRSSPKSIIKSTKQWDESFQEQTISFFNFCSRRKKKSNTWIISLFVVLHLVVFATTMIVNDCPRNSSHGRCVIRSIGRVSFQPLTENPLLGPSSSTLDEMGALRRKLLVKHEIWRLVTSPWLHAGMFSLIINLSGVIFIGLQLEREFGSLRIGMIYLCSGFTGSLVSALFVQDIPEVGSSGALFGLLGAMLSGLIRNWKFYSDKFTALVVLCLAATINFSLGVLPHVDNFSNVGGFVSGFLLGFVLFFDPRLVQVPLNKKGLFEYKEKSSMNFKQKLDKPVLRSISLVLFALLVAGSVVAVLHGENLNNQCSWCHYVNCIPSKRWSCNVKASLPCEVRKTANQSILTCKSNGKYRVYTFTNLSEARIRDLCSEICY; from the exons ATGGCGGAAACCACCGCTACCAAAGATCAACTTAGCTTAGAAATTAGGTCTTCCCCTAAATCCATCatcaaatcaaccaaacaatGGGATGAATCTTTTCAAGAACAAACTATAtccttcttcaatttctgttctcGGAGGAAGAAGAAATCTAATACTTGGATCATTTCACTCTTTGTTGTTCTTCATCTGGTGGTTTTTGCTACTACGATGATTGTGAATGATTGTCCTAGAAATTCCAGCCATGGACGTTGTGTTATTCGATCTATTGGTAGGGTTTCTTTTCAGCCTTTAACGGAGAATCCACTTCTCGGTCCTTCGTCATCTAC GCTGGATGAGATGGGTGCTCTTCGTCGGAAGTTATTGGTGAAACACGAAATTTGGCGCCTAGTAACATCTCCATGGCTGCATGCAGGGATGTTCAGCCTGATTATAAACCTTTCTGGTGTTATCTTCATAGGCCTGCAATTAGAACGAGAGTTTGGATCCT TGAGGATTGGGATGATCTACTTATGCTCAGGTTTTACTGGTAGTTTGGTATCTGCGCTTTTCGTTCAAGATATCCCAGAAGTTGGGTCTTCTGGTGCTTTATTCGGATTACTTGGTGCCATGCTCTCAGGACTTATCAGGAATTGGAAATTTTATAGTGACAAG TTCACAGCACTGGTAGTACTGTGTTTGGCAGCAACTATAAATTTTTCTCTTGGCGTGTTGCCTCACGTGGACAATTTTTCAAATGTTGGGGGATTTGTCTCTGGATTTCTCCTAGGATTTGTACTGTTCTTTGACCCTCGTCTTGTGCAAGTGCCTCTAAATAAAAAAGGTCTATTTGAATACaaggaaaagagttcaatgaACTTCAAGCAGAAATTGGATAAGCCAGTGCTGAGGAGTATCTCTCTCGTTCTGTTTGCTCTTCT TGTTGCTGGATCTGTTGTTGCAGTACTACATGGAGAGAACTTGAATAACCAATGTAGCTGGTGCCATTATGTTAACTGCATTCCTTCCAAAAGGTGGAGCTGTAATGTGAAAGCTTCGCTGCCGTGCGAG GTCAGGAAAACTGCTAACCAATCGATTCTGACATGTAAAAGTAACGGCAAGTACAGAGTGTACACTTTCACAAACTTATCAGAAGCGAGGATAAGGGACCTGTGCAGTGAGATATGCTACTAA
- the LOC113283236 gene encoding prostatic spermine-binding protein-like, producing MAIIDKEREFEKEKEIRVMNGKTSYDIEDDDEAVDDNDEVNEVVDMKRVVDEGTEEEDGGDEEDDDDEEEEEEEVDDEDEEEDTEEGLPASTSVPQVVDVSDDDDDEEGAGGEDDDSDDDDDDDDDDEDENEEEVEEDDEEDLGTEYLVRPVSRPEDEEDASDFEPGQENGEEEDELVEEDEDEGEKGEVSAKRKRPSNDDDSDENDDDDSDDDGGEDDVRPSKR from the exons ATGGCAATTATTGATAAAGAGAGAGAATttgagaaggagaaagaaatcAGGGTTATGAACGGCAAAACAAGCTATgatattgaagatgatgatgaagcagTTGATGATAATGATGAGGTGAATGAAGTTGTTGATATGAAGAGAGTTGTTGACGAGGGTACTGAGGAGGAAGATGGTGGAGATGAGGAAGAcgatgacgatgaagaagaggaggaagaagaggttgatgatgaggatgaggaagaagatacTGAAGAGGGTTTGCCTGCTTCTACATCTGTTCCTCAAGTCGTTGATGTtagcgatgatgatgatgatgaggaaggtgcTGGTGGTGAGGatgatgatagtgatgatgatgacgacgacgACGACGATGATGAGGATGAGAACGAGGAGGAGGTCGAAGAAGATGATGAG GAGGATTTGGGAACTGAGTACCTTGTTCGTCCAGTAAGTCGTCCAGAAGACGAGGAGGATGCTAGTGATTTTGAACCAGGTCAGGAGAATGGTGAAGAAGAGGATGAGCTTGTGgaggaggatgaagatgaaggtgAAAAGGGAGAGGTTTCAGCAAAGAGAAAAAGGCCAAGTAACGATGATGACTCTGATGAGAACGACGATGATGACTCTGATGACGATGGTGGGGAAGATGATGTGAGACCTTCCAAACGATAG